Part of the Candidatus Binatia bacterium genome is shown below.
CGCTCCCCATCGCCGCCGTGATGCCCACGACCTTGGGATTTTCTTTGGCGAGCCGGATGAGCGCGTCGGCGAAAACGTCGGTGTAGCTTGGAATAGGCCCCTTGGCTTTTTTAGGCTTGCCGGTGAGCACGTGAAAGGGCGTCACGCTGTGATACTTGATCGGGTCCTCTTCCGCCGGCCCGTATCCTTTCCCTTTTCTCGTGATCACGTGAATGAGGGTCGGGTGGTCGATTTTTTTGACGTTGTGAAATGTCTGAATCATCTCCGCCAGGTTGTAGCCGTCGATCGGACCGACGTACTGGAAGCCCAGGGCTTCGAAGAGAAAACCCGGCGTGACCAGACCGAGAAACGATTCCTTGAGCTTACGCGCGACCTGATAAAGATTTTCTCCGACCTTGGGGAGCGTGCGCATGAGGTGACCGAGGTTGTGCTGCAGCCGAACGGCTAGGTCGGTCGTCAGTTGCTTGCTGAGAAAGGAAGAGAAGGCACCGACGCGCGGGTCGATGAAGATCTCGTTGTCGTTCAGCACCACGATCAAGTCCTTGCCGAGATGCCCCGCCTGGTTCAGCCCTTCGAAGGTCAAGCCGGCGCTCAAGCCGCCGTCGCTGATGACCGAGACGACTTTATGGCTCGCGCCCGAGAGCGACTTCGCCGCCACCATTCCCAACGCGGCCGAGACCGACGTGCCCGCGTGTCCGGCGCCGAAGACGTCGTACTCGCTCTCGTCGCGGCTCAAAAATCCGCTGAGGCCGCCGAGCTGCCGGATGGTCGAGAGCTTCTCGCGCCGGCCGCAAATCAGCTTGTGGGCGTAACCCTGGTGTCCGGTGTCCCAGACGATGCGGTCGCGCGGCGTGTCGAACGCGTAGTGGAGCGCGAGCGTCAGCTCCACCGCGCCGAGAGTGGAGGCGAGATGGCCTCCGACCTCGGAGACAACCGAAAGAATCTCCTCGCGCACCTCTTCAGCT
Proteins encoded:
- the dxs gene encoding 1-deoxy-D-xylulose-5-phosphate synthase, with translation MSKLLDTIHAPEDLRKLAIEELPALAEEVREEILSVVSEVGGHLASTLGAVELTLALHYAFDTPRDRIVWDTGHQGYAHKLICGRREKLSTIRQLGGLSGFLSRDESEYDVFGAGHAGTSVSAALGMVAAKSLSGASHKVVSVISDGGLSAGLTFEGLNQAGHLGKDLIVVLNDNEIFIDPRVGAFSSFLSKQLTTDLAVRLQHNLGHLMRTLPKVGENLYQVARKLKESFLGLVTPGFLFEALGFQYVGPIDGYNLAEMIQTFHNVKKIDHPTLIHVITRKGKGYGPAEEDPIKYHSVTPFHVLTGKPKKAKGPIPSYTDVFADALIRLAKENPKVVGITAAMGSGTGIDKLSREIPDRSYDVGIAEQHAVTFAAGLATEGWIPVVAIYSTFLQRGYDEILHDVCLQNLHVVFALDRGGLVGADGPTHHGVFDFAYLRSIPNMAVMAPKDENELRSMLKTAIDHDGPIALRYPRGEGAGVEIDKEIRPLEIGKGELLKPGKDIVILAVGNTVLPALRAAQDVAPLGIDAAVVNARFVKPLDRELLLDLLARVRCAITVEDHVVQGGFGSAIVELLADEGMTGVGVRRLGVPDKFIPHGTQDELRKICGIDKDAIAHAALRMVRGEKKRKKEGWERGSA